One genomic segment of Pleurocapsa minor HA4230-MV1 includes these proteins:
- the nagA gene encoding N-acetylglucosamine-6-phosphate deacetylase has translation MRTDLLIENAQIIGHEGLYQLAIATGKINQIKEMSATSSTATRLRLTDIPRLDLQGDWLSLGGIDLQINGALGLAFPDLVATDLPKLKQICDFLWQQGVDGFLPTIVTTAVDKIQRSLATIAQFMATQDKTNTADNTAKILGVHLEGPFLNYQKRGAHPQQYLLPLTIENIQQVLGEYSQIVKVITLAPELDSSNTAITYLRNQNIIVSLGHSLATASQAQEAFSQGASMVTHAFNAMPSLHHRQPGLLGTAIVNPDVYCGLIADGNHVCPTMLEIILKASNYEQGIFLVSDALSPIGLAEGVYPWDERQITVTQGTARLADGTLSGTTLPLLVGVENLVKWGCDLEKAIAMATTSPRKAINLLSTNITVGQQANLLRWHWDEAQQKLSWLRLK, from the coding sequence ATGAGAACGGATCTGTTGATTGAGAATGCGCAGATTATCGGACATGAAGGCTTATATCAATTAGCGATCGCTACAGGCAAAATTAATCAAATTAAAGAAATGTCTGCGACTAGTTCCACTGCAACCCGACTAAGATTAACAGATATTCCCAGACTAGATTTGCAAGGAGATTGGCTATCTTTAGGCGGGATCGATCTCCAAATCAATGGTGCTTTGGGTTTGGCTTTTCCAGATCTGGTAGCAACCGACTTACCCAAGCTCAAACAGATCTGTGACTTTCTTTGGCAACAGGGAGTTGATGGCTTTTTACCGACAATTGTAACTACTGCCGTGGATAAAATACAGCGATCGCTTGCTACCATCGCCCAATTTATGGCTACTCAAGACAAAACCAATACAGCAGATAATACAGCAAAAATTTTGGGAGTTCATTTAGAAGGGCCTTTTTTAAACTACCAGAAGCGAGGCGCACATCCACAACAATATTTATTACCTTTAACCATTGAAAATATTCAACAAGTTTTGGGAGAATATAGCCAGATTGTCAAGGTAATCACCCTCGCACCAGAATTAGACAGCAGCAACACAGCAATTACTTATCTGCGAAACCAAAATATTATCGTCAGCTTAGGACATTCCCTCGCGACAGCTAGCCAAGCACAGGAGGCATTCAGCCAAGGCGCATCAATGGTGACTCATGCTTTTAATGCCATGCCCAGTTTGCACCATCGCCAACCAGGATTATTAGGCACAGCGATCGTCAATCCTGATGTTTATTGCGGTTTAATCGCCGATGGCAATCATGTCTGCCCCACTATGTTAGAAATTATCCTCAAGGCTAGTAACTACGAACAGGGTATCTTTTTAGTTAGTGATGCCTTATCTCCTATCGGTTTAGCTGAGGGGGTTTATCCCTGGGATGAACGGCAAATTACCGTCACCCAAGGTACAGCCAGACTAGCCGACGGGACTTTATCAGGCACAACTCTACCATTATTAGTCGGAGTAGAAAACCTAGTTAAATGGGGTTGCGATCTAGAAAAGGCGATCGCCATGGCAACAACATCTCCCAGAAAAGCAATTAATTTATTAAGTACAAATATAACTGTTGGGCAACAGGCTAATTTATTACGCTGGCATTGGGATGAAGCACAACAAAAATTATCTTGGTTAAGGCTGAAGTAA
- a CDS encoding Uma2 family endonuclease, translating to MITSSISPDFVIELRSSSDSPKNFEKKYRNILITACNQLGVSDRTQAALWAKQNLYLW from the coding sequence GTGATTACCAGTTCCATTAGTCCTGATTTTGTGATTGAACTGCGTTCTTCATCAGACAGCCCAAAGAACTTCGAGAAAAAATACAGGAATATATTGATAACGGCGTGCAATCAACTTGGGGTAAGCGATCGCACTCAAGCAGCACTTTGGGCAAAACAAAATTTATATTTATGGTGA
- a CDS encoding fatty acid desaturase, which translates to MQSAQTLRTVPREYLKAPGGLNPNVLMVIAAIALLTISTTGYFMGKFPDWCCFIANVLALHLSGTVIHDASHNSAHSNRIINSILGHCSALMLGFAFPVFTRVHLQHHAHVNDPENDPDHFVSTGGPLWLIAARFFYHEFFFFKRRLWRKYELLEWFLSRLFLITIVMLGIHYGFIGYVMNFWFVPAMVVGMALGLFFDYLPHRPFQERDRWKNSRVYPSPILNLLILGQNYHLVHHLWPSIPWYKYQSAYYETKPLLDAKGCEQSLGLLDGKNFLNFLYDIFLGIRFHKH; encoded by the coding sequence ATGCAGTCGGCTCAAACACTGCGAACAGTACCCAGAGAGTATTTAAAAGCTCCTGGGGGATTAAATCCCAATGTGTTGATGGTGATTGCAGCGATCGCGTTGCTGACAATATCAACCACGGGTTATTTTATGGGCAAATTCCCAGATTGGTGTTGTTTTATCGCCAATGTTTTGGCATTACATTTATCAGGAACAGTTATTCATGACGCTTCTCATAATAGCGCCCACAGCAATCGTATAATAAATTCTATCTTGGGTCATTGCAGTGCCTTAATGCTAGGCTTTGCTTTTCCTGTGTTTACTAGGGTACATTTACAACATCATGCCCATGTAAACGATCCTGAAAATGACCCCGACCATTTTGTCTCTACAGGTGGCCCTTTATGGCTAATTGCTGCCCGCTTTTTTTATCATGAGTTTTTCTTTTTTAAAAGACGCTTATGGCGTAAATATGAATTACTAGAGTGGTTTCTTAGTCGCCTATTTTTAATCACGATAGTTATGTTGGGGATTCATTACGGCTTTATCGGTTATGTAATGAACTTTTGGTTTGTGCCAGCAATGGTAGTGGGCATGGCTTTAGGTCTATTTTTTGATTATTTACCCCATCGTCCTTTTCAAGAGCGCGATCGCTGGAAAAACTCTAGAGTTTATCCCAGTCCGATTCTCAATCTGCTAATTTTAGGGCAAAACTACCATTTAGTACATCATCTTTGGCCGTCTATTCCTTGGTATAAATATCAGTCAGCTTATTATGAAACTAAGCCTTTGTTAGACGCTAAGGGTTGCGAACAGTCTTTAGGATTATTAGATGGCAAAAACTTTTTAAACTTTTTGTACGATATTTTTTTGGGTATTCGCTTCCATAAACATTAG
- the queG gene encoding tRNA epoxyqueuosine(34) reductase QueG — MIDSFQVKQQAREIGFHLVGITTVDNHQDGANKHLNNWLNSGYQADMAWMANPNRADIRAYLPEAQSVISVALNYYTPHQHSQQPGIGKISRYGWGRDYHKVMGKKLKALCNWLRSQDESIVTRYAVDTAPIQDKVWAQRAGLGWIAKNGNVITKKYGSWVFLGEVVTNLSLTNDPPHTSHCGTCTRCLEACPTGAITQPYVVDANRCIAYHTIENREPELPPQIADYLSGWVAGCDICQDVCPWNQRFAQETDINEFQPYTGNLQPQLSALANLNEVQWDRQFRASALRRIKPDMWRRNARANLNEEK; from the coding sequence ATGATTGATAGTTTTCAGGTGAAGCAACAGGCGCGAGAAATTGGCTTTCACTTAGTAGGCATAACTACAGTAGATAACCATCAAGATGGAGCCAACAAGCATCTCAATAACTGGTTGAACTCTGGCTATCAAGCTGACATGGCGTGGATGGCTAATCCAAACAGAGCCGATATCCGTGCTTATTTGCCCGAAGCGCAGTCAGTTATTTCAGTGGCGTTAAATTACTATACTCCCCATCAACACTCCCAGCAGCCTGGAATCGGTAAAATTTCTCGTTATGGTTGGGGTAGAGACTATCATAAAGTTATGGGTAAAAAGCTCAAGGCTTTATGTAACTGGTTGCGATCGCAAGATGAATCGATTGTTACTCGTTATGCAGTGGATACTGCGCCAATTCAAGACAAAGTTTGGGCGCAACGGGCTGGTTTGGGTTGGATTGCGAAAAACGGTAACGTAATTACTAAAAAATATGGCAGTTGGGTATTTTTAGGCGAAGTTGTCACTAATTTATCTCTAACAAACGATCCTCCTCATACTAGTCATTGTGGTACCTGTACTCGCTGCTTAGAAGCTTGTCCGACGGGGGCGATTACTCAGCCTTATGTTGTTGACGCTAATCGCTGTATTGCTTATCACACGATCGAAAATCGTGAGCCAGAATTACCGCCACAGATCGCCGATTATTTATCAGGTTGGGTGGCAGGATGTGATATTTGTCAGGATGTTTGCCCCTGGAATCAGCGTTTTGCTCAAGAGACAGACATTAATGAATTTCAGCCTTATACTGGTAATTTACAACCTCAATTAAGCGCATTAGCCAATCTTAATGAAGTACAATGGGATAGGCAATTTCGCGCTTCAGCCCTCAGAAGAATTAAGCCTGATATGTGGCGACGCAATGCTCGTGCTAATCTTAATGAAGAGAAGTAA
- a CDS encoding HAD-IA family hydrolase, with protein sequence MTVKVILFDFDGTIADTYQAIAKITNQLSTEFGYKALDQEELILIKNISSREIVKRSEISIFKLPFLVRRVRAELSKEIAELQPIKGIAQVLLELKKQGYILGIVTSNNKENVNIFLEKNQLDHLFSYIYSSTAIFGKHRVLNQVIREHNIVQSDIIYVGDETRDIRSARKSLISVVAVSWGFNAAEILQEHEPDYLVAEPSELLEAIAHWQPCQTAAF encoded by the coding sequence ATGACTGTGAAAGTAATCTTATTTGACTTTGATGGTACCATTGCTGACACGTATCAAGCGATCGCTAAGATAACCAATCAGCTATCAACTGAATTTGGCTATAAAGCATTAGACCAAGAAGAGTTAATCTTAATCAAAAATATCAGCTCTCGTGAAATAGTTAAGCGCTCAGAAATATCGATCTTTAAGTTACCTTTTTTGGTCAGAAGAGTTCGCGCTGAATTGAGTAAAGAAATTGCTGAACTACAACCGATCAAAGGTATTGCCCAGGTTTTATTAGAGTTAAAAAAGCAAGGTTATATCTTAGGAATTGTCACTTCTAACAATAAAGAAAATGTCAATATATTTTTGGAAAAAAATCAGTTAGATCATTTGTTTAGCTATATATATTCTAGTACGGCAATCTTTGGCAAACATCGAGTACTCAACCAAGTAATTAGGGAACATAACATTGTTCAATCTGACATAATTTATGTTGGGGATGAAACTAGAGATATTAGATCGGCGAGAAAAAGCCTCATTTCCGTAGTTGCGGTAAGTTGGGGATTTAATGCAGCCGAAATTCTCCAAGAGCATGAGCCAGATTACCTAGTTGCTGAACCCTCAGAGTTGCTCGAAGCGATCGCTCATTGGCAGCCTTGTCAAACAGCTGCCTTTTAA
- the purE gene encoding 5-(carboxyamino)imidazole ribonucleotide mutase, whose protein sequence is MGSDSDLPTMEKAIAVCEDFAIPHKVGIISAHRTPDRMVEYARNAHQQGIKVIIAGAGGAAHLPGMVAALTPLPVIGVPVTTRQLQGVDSLYSIVQMPRGIPVATVAIGNAQNAGLLAVQILATSDPQLQNKIQQYRQDLAQTVLDKQDRLDKLGYQTYLSQM, encoded by the coding sequence ATGGGCAGCGATTCTGATTTGCCCACGATGGAAAAAGCGATCGCCGTTTGCGAAGATTTTGCTATCCCCCATAAGGTAGGAATTATTTCCGCCCATCGTACCCCAGACAGAATGGTTGAGTATGCTCGTAATGCTCATCAACAAGGCATTAAGGTAATCATTGCTGGGGCGGGAGGTGCTGCCCATTTACCAGGAATGGTGGCTGCTTTGACTCCTTTGCCTGTGATTGGTGTACCTGTGACTACTCGTCAACTACAGGGAGTAGATTCTCTCTATTCGATTGTGCAAATGCCCAGAGGAATTCCCGTGGCAACTGTAGCAATCGGCAATGCTCAAAATGCAGGGTTGCTTGCCGTACAAATATTGGCAACAAGTGATCCACAACTGCAAAATAAGATTCAACAATATCGTCAAGATTTAGCACAGACAGTACTTGACAAGCAGGATCGCCTTGATAAATTAGGTTATCAAACCTACTTGAGCCAGATGTAA
- a CDS encoding AbrB/MazE/SpoVT family DNA-binding domain-containing protein: MKKIVTINDRGTITLPKELRRKYGLETGGKVVIEESEEGLLLRPGVTFSVEIYSEDRLKEFQECNEDELKDFDLE; encoded by the coding sequence ATGAAGAAAATAGTGACGATTAACGATCGCGGTACGATAACCTTACCAAAAGAACTAAGACGCAAGTATGGTCTAGAAACTGGTGGAAAGGTTGTGATAGAAGAGAGTGAAGAAGGATTGCTCCTACGCCCTGGGGTGACATTTTCTGTGGAAATTTATAGCGAAGATCGTCTGAAAGAATTTCAAGAGTGTAACGAAGATGAACTTAAGGATTTCGATCTAGAGTGA
- a CDS encoding filamentous hemagglutinin N-terminal domain-containing protein, with protein MLSANVSGYGGKFTATLTVLVIMLDSNVQAQIVEDNTTKTQVQSDRGVSVITGGIQSGTNLFHSFEQFSVITEGVANFDHALEIENIFSRVTGGTVSEIDGLIQTQGDASLFLLNPAGVIFGANAQLDLGGSLIVTTGDRLIFADGTEFSAVAPKVESLLTISAPIGLQYGNGATIEVLPNHNRTSTSPGLNINPGNTLALLGGDVSIGRNTLNAIDSNLEIAGVKSGAIALQTDDRGWQFDYQPGAEFANIDLNSRALINSSGQVNFQGKTINFSAGSGILDFNQLSEAKSNINLKASESINLDAGLLITQVGLRSGLGEQAANAGGDILIEAPQVSISNGSIISAGTLNEGTGGSITIDAPDRVRLSSDKDHNPVIISTSTGGTGSGGQIGINTGKLVIEDGSQIQALAGEGAGGTITVNASESVVLSGQGILRSQDNEGNIAETKLASGFSASSGVDGLPVGQQPQGDSGSLMINTPQLTIEQAAQISVSNYGLANAGDIEIATSVLNLDTQGEIVANTASGEGGSVNILADHLVTLDHGSSISTTAAQDGNGGNITLKTENLALLNFNRISADASRGNGGSVSIDTQGLFIDPSSRITASSEVEQKQGNVAISTLDLNSRLVTDYIEQSPLVAEDQITSSCGVGTESSSNQIRDLGRGGIPRNPLHETTYWETLNDWGIEQIPVVSHANLQLLKASSSDRVSPTKLNQPIVEANSWVVNQGVVELIANTVQNLPLSPCQLNRF; from the coding sequence ATGTTGTCTGCGAATGTTAGTGGTTATGGAGGCAAATTCACCGCCACCCTGACGGTTCTGGTAATAATGCTCGACAGCAATGTTCAGGCGCAGATAGTAGAAGATAATACTACCAAGACTCAGGTTCAGAGCGATCGGGGTGTTTCCGTCATTACAGGTGGTATTCAGTCTGGGACAAATCTGTTTCATAGTTTTGAACAGTTTTCTGTAATCACTGAGGGAGTAGCTAACTTCGATCATGCTTTAGAGATTGAGAATATTTTTAGTCGAGTTACGGGGGGAACAGTTTCCGAGATTGATGGCTTGATTCAAACCCAAGGCGATGCTAGTTTGTTCCTGCTCAATCCCGCAGGAGTTATTTTTGGTGCTAATGCTCAACTAGATCTGGGTGGATCTTTGATTGTAACTACAGGCGATCGCCTAATTTTTGCCGACGGGACAGAATTTAGCGCAGTTGCACCAAAAGTTGAGTCTTTATTAACTATTAGCGCACCGATTGGCTTGCAATATGGCAATGGCGCAACGATTGAAGTTCTACCCAATCATAATCGAACTTCTACTAGTCCTGGTTTGAATATTAACCCTGGCAATACTTTGGCTTTGTTGGGTGGCGATGTATCGATCGGTAGAAATACTCTCAACGCGATCGATAGTAATCTCGAAATTGCTGGAGTTAAATCTGGAGCGATCGCGCTACAAACAGACGATCGTGGTTGGCAGTTTGACTATCAGCCTGGTGCAGAATTCGCTAACATTGACCTCAATAGTCGCGCTTTAATCAACAGTAGCGGTCAGGTCAATTTTCAAGGTAAGACCATTAATTTCTCTGCTGGTTCAGGCATCCTCGACTTTAATCAACTCAGTGAGGCAAAGAGCAATATTAATCTTAAAGCTTCAGAATCGATTAATCTTGATGCTGGCTTATTGATAACTCAAGTCGGTTTACGCAGTGGCTTAGGCGAGCAAGCCGCTAATGCGGGAGGAGATATTCTCATCGAAGCACCTCAAGTTTCTATCAGCAACGGCTCAATAATTTCTGCTGGAACTTTAAACGAGGGAACCGGAGGAAGTATTACGATCGATGCTCCAGATCGGGTGAGATTGTCTAGTGACAAGGATCACAATCCTGTTATTATTAGCACTTCCACTGGCGGAACTGGTTCAGGAGGACAGATCGGCATCAACACAGGAAAGCTAGTAATTGAAGATGGTAGCCAGATTCAGGCTTTGGCAGGAGAAGGCGCAGGAGGAACTATTACAGTCAATGCAAGTGAGTCAGTCGTTCTTTCTGGTCAGGGAATATTGCGATCGCAAGACAATGAAGGAAATATTGCCGAAACTAAACTAGCTAGTGGCTTTTCTGCCTCATCAGGTGTTGATGGTTTACCGGTAGGACAGCAACCCCAAGGAGACAGCGGTAGCTTGATGATTAATACACCCCAGCTAACTATTGAGCAAGCAGCACAAATATCTGTAAGTAACTATGGATTGGCTAATGCAGGGGATATCGAAATTGCTACTTCTGTTTTGAATTTAGATACTCAAGGAGAGATTGTCGCCAATACGGCATCGGGTGAAGGTGGTTCGGTTAATATCTTGGCAGATCACTTAGTCACTCTCGACCACGGCAGCTCAATTTCTACCACCGCAGCACAAGATGGTAATGGGGGGAATATCACCTTGAAAACTGAAAATTTAGCTTTGTTAAATTTCAATCGAATCAGTGCTGATGCTAGTCGAGGAAATGGCGGGAGTGTTTCTATTGATACTCAAGGACTATTTATCGATCCCAGTAGTCGGATTACCGCTAGTTCTGAAGTTGAGCAGAAGCAGGGTAATGTGGCAATTTCTACGTTAGATCTTAATTCTCGCTTAGTTACAGATTATATCGAACAGTCTCCTTTAGTAGCCGAAGATCAGATTACTTCTAGTTGTGGTGTCGGCACAGAGTCTAGTTCTAATCAAATTCGCGATCTTGGACGAGGAGGTATTCCCCGCAATCCTTTACACGAGACTACCTATTGGGAAACATTGAACGATTGGGGTATCGAGCAGATCCCTGTTGTTAGCCACGCTAACTTACAATTATTAAAAGCAAGTTCTAGCGATCGAGTTAGTCCCACAAAACTAAATCAGCCAATTGTGGAAGCGAATAGCTGGGTGGTAAATCAAGGTGTTGTTGAGCTAATTGCTAATACTGTGCAAAATTTGCCCCTCTCTCCCTGTCAACTTAATCGATTCTAA
- a CDS encoding alpha/beta hydrolase translates to MKPTIEAISAIPNHTQPTYLLVVLHGWGANYQDFVPFAKVLNLPGFGYLFPNAPFAHFQVPGGRAWYALENKDFTGLAESRQLLLDWLTSLEASTGVPLERTIMAGFSQGGAMTLDVGLTLPLAAVCSFSGYLHYEPQGQLNKTYPPTIIIHGRQDSVVPIQAAVKAKDELSKIGVKVQYHEFEMAHEVRDEAIALFQQFINQEVIK, encoded by the coding sequence ATGAAGCCAACGATTGAAGCTATTTCCGCTATACCCAACCACACTCAACCGACTTATCTGCTAGTAGTGCTGCATGGTTGGGGTGCAAATTATCAAGATTTTGTGCCTTTTGCCAAGGTGTTAAACTTACCTGGCTTTGGTTATCTGTTTCCCAATGCTCCCTTCGCTCATTTTCAAGTGCCAGGGGGTAGGGCTTGGTATGCTTTAGAAAATAAAGACTTTACAGGTTTAGCCGAAAGCAGACAGCTACTCCTAGACTGGTTAACTTCTCTAGAAGCTTCAACAGGTGTTCCGCTTGAAAGAACTATTATGGCAGGATTTTCCCAGGGTGGGGCGATGACTTTAGATGTCGGGTTAACTTTGCCTCTGGCTGCTGTGTGTAGCTTTAGTGGCTATTTACATTATGAACCGCAAGGGCAATTAAACAAAACCTATCCCCCAACCATAATTATTCACGGGAGACAAGATTCTGTCGTACCGATACAGGCTGCTGTCAAGGCTAAAGATGAACTAAGCAAGATCGGTGTCAAAGTTCAGTATCATGAGTTTGAGATGGCTCACGAAGTCAGAGATGAGGCGATCGCACTTTTCCAACAGTTTATTAATCAAGAGGTGATTAAATAA
- a CDS encoding lysophospholipase — protein sequence MVNDHPEYLLFAQHGWADTGNNLGRLVKAAVDPQTKLIVPSLGLIKTFIRIEPLVKRLEQIATEAIARHPNTPIKIIGHSMGGLMWLEVLERNPQWWDQVHSLILLGSPVGGSNIARIVDPLAIGVGTAADLGKNRRAMAEKIAQHIPTLSVASDLGMGTDGLVTVENTKFDYANCLLISDITHNAMRHHAEMVPIIQNFWANPQLGLAPEATLTNQLIQRLRTVRGMTDTDYRDFARSRIVVRFSDVTLHTWNNPFGVNHVYLGQQQQCLYAGYVGLIHAKGLRQAIKAIQNRAVES from the coding sequence ATGGTAAATGATCATCCTGAATACTTATTATTTGCTCAACACGGCTGGGCTGATACAGGCAATAATCTTGGTCGGCTAGTCAAAGCAGCAGTCGATCCCCAGACTAAATTAATTGTACCTAGTTTGGGATTGATTAAAACTTTTATTCGGATTGAGCCTTTAGTTAAACGCCTAGAACAAATCGCTACTGAGGCGATCGCGCGTCATCCCAACACCCCAATTAAAATAATTGGGCATTCGATGGGGGGTTTGATGTGGTTAGAGGTACTAGAACGTAATCCTCAATGGTGGGATCAGGTGCACTCGCTGATTCTGTTGGGTTCTCCTGTGGGGGGGTCTAATATTGCGCGGATTGTCGATCCTTTAGCTATTGGTGTGGGTACAGCAGCAGATTTGGGTAAAAATCGCCGTGCTATGGCAGAAAAGATAGCTCAGCATATTCCCACCCTATCAGTGGCAAGCGATCTGGGAATGGGGACAGATGGTTTAGTTACGGTAGAAAATACTAAGTTTGACTATGCTAACTGCTTACTAATATCCGATATTACTCATAATGCCATGCGACACCATGCTGAGATGGTGCCGATCATACAGAATTTTTGGGCAAATCCCCAACTCGGTTTAGCACCAGAAGCCACTTTAACTAATCAGTTGATTCAACGTTTGCGTACAGTACGAGGGATGACTGATACCGACTATCGTGATTTTGCGCGATCGCGCATTGTTGTCCGTTTTTCTGACGTTACTCTTCATACCTGGAATAACCCTTTTGGCGTTAATCATGTTTATCTGGGTCAACAACAGCAATGTCTCTATGCAGGATACGTAGGTTTAATTCATGCTAAGGGTTTGCGTCAGGCAATTAAGGCAATCCAAAATAGGGCAGTAGAATCTTAA
- a CDS encoding ribbon-helix-helix domain-containing protein — protein sequence MASKSINVTIDEKLLALSDSLVAEGKYANRSQFVQASIQAMLLKLDTEHIAEQAKLLKKNNDTEEWFEGELDSWQEEY from the coding sequence ATGGCATCAAAAAGTATCAATGTAACTATAGATGAGAAATTGCTGGCACTTTCTGATTCCTTGGTGGCTGAAGGAAAATATGCAAATCGTTCTCAATTTGTACAGGCATCTATTCAAGCTATGCTTCTCAAGCTGGATACCGAACATATCGCCGAACAAGCAAAATTGCTCAAAAAAAATAATGATACGGAAGAATGGTTTGAGGGAGAATTAGATTCTTGGCAAGAAGAATATTAA
- a CDS encoding type II toxin-antitoxin system PemK/MazF family toxin, producing the protein MARRILRGGIYWAKLDPTVGVEQQGTRPVLVISIEAFNNNSDSAIAFAITSQQPQVKYPLVYELPKDLLPKPSWVKITQIRTLSIKRLGKFLVRIEETDYQKVMIGFNKLCC; encoded by the coding sequence TTGGCAAGAAGAATATTAAGAGGCGGTATTTATTGGGCAAAGCTCGATCCAACAGTGGGTGTAGAGCAGCAAGGGACGCGACCAGTATTAGTAATTAGCATTGAAGCTTTTAACAACAATAGTGATAGTGCGATCGCTTTTGCAATTACCAGCCAACAGCCTCAAGTTAAATATCCTTTAGTTTACGAGTTACCAAAGGATTTACTACCCAAACCATCATGGGTAAAAATTACTCAAATAAGAACCTTGAGTATTAAAAGGCTAGGTAAGTTTCTAGTGAGGATAGAGGAAACGGATTATCAAAAAGTTATGATTGGATTTAACAAATTGTGTTGCTGA
- a CDS encoding DUF1816 domain-containing protein produces the protein MSLVTKFLSILGVKEQKRLPYWLKITTKVPRCTYYFGPFDSPLEAKTLQPGYIEDLMAEEAQGIHIELEQAIQPENLTVCEDDVFND, from the coding sequence ATGTCCTTGGTTACAAAATTCCTCAGCATACTCGGAGTAAAAGAGCAGAAGAGACTACCTTATTGGCTTAAAATAACCACTAAAGTTCCTCGATGCACCTACTATTTTGGCCCTTTTGATAGTCCCTTGGAGGCAAAAACACTTCAGCCTGGATACATTGAAGATCTTATGGCAGAGGAAGCACAGGGTATACATATCGAGCTGGAGCAAGCTATACAGCCTGAAAACCTAACAGTCTGTGAAGATGATGTTTTTAACGATTAG
- a CDS encoding PIN domain-containing protein — MKVFLDANILFSAAAPKSNVAKLIDLVQKHGQCVTSPYAVEEARKNLQLKQFGSLEIFELLLTTVTISNKLVLDLPVTIKSKDIPILGSAIAQQCTYLLTGDKRDFGLFFGKTIAGVMVVSPRLLAEDLVNKGFLPKR; from the coding sequence GTGAAGGTTTTTCTCGATGCCAATATTTTATTCAGTGCAGCAGCACCCAAGAGTAATGTTGCCAAACTGATCGATCTCGTTCAAAAACATGGACAATGTGTTACTAGCCCTTATGCGGTTGAAGAAGCACGAAAAAACTTGCAATTAAAACAATTTGGCTCTCTAGAAATATTTGAATTGTTGCTAACAACAGTTACTATTAGTAATAAGTTAGTTTTAGATTTACCAGTCACGATCAAATCAAAAGATATTCCTATTCTCGGTAGTGCGATCGCTCAACAATGCACTTATTTATTAACAGGAGATAAGCGAGATTTTGGGCTTTTTTTTGGTAAGACTATAGCAGGAGTTATGGTTGTTTCTCCTAGGTTACTAGCTGAAGATTTGGTAAATAAAGGGTTTTTGCCAAAGAGGTGA